AAAAGTGAAATTTCCCCTAAAAATCGGTATAACAAGGCATTTTAACGTAATTTCAGAGAAAAAACAACATAAAAGTATAGGGGCACCGCTGTTTCCCTCAAGCGTATGCGCACAGCAACTCCACTTATTCGGAACGTATACCATTGATTCTGGGGAAGTGCTGAATGGGGGCTATTAGCACAATACCTTAAATGGCGTGTCCAATCAGGAGAACCGCTGCTGGCAATGAGGTCGCTTCTGTTGTTTCAAATGCCCTGCTGATACATGAAATCTCATTGTCTGTTTCTAACAGCTCGTAAGGTAGGTGCCATGCTTTCAGGGTCGGTTCCAGAAAATTTGCTACAGAGTCAACCCATTGTCCATCTGCGTCCCGATTGTGAAATCCACGATAGCCGATGAATACGACGACTGGTACCCGCATGTTGAACACCGTGCCGCGGATGGCATCGCCGGATTCCAGAAAACCTGTATTTTGGATAATTATCACCGGTTTTTTACCGCCCACGTACAAGCCAGAGGCAAGAGCGAATGCCTCTCCTTCACGGGTTACC
The nucleotide sequence above comes from Candidatus Poribacteria bacterium. Encoded proteins:
- a CDS encoding thiamine pyrophosphate-binding protein, giving the protein MASAQKIVNELKKQGITHAVGVPDNGSARIYELLRTEPGIEVITVTREGEAFALASGLYVGGKKPVIIIQNTGFLESGDAIRGTVFNMRVPVVVFIGYRGFHNRDADGQWVDSVANFLEPTLKAWHLPYELLETDNEISCISRAFETTEATSLPAAVLLIGHAI